The following DNA comes from bacterium.
AGACCGAATCAATCTTTCCGTCAATCACCGGCGCCACACCAACTTTCGGTATGCTAACATTCCCCAACCCCAAACTCAAAAAAAGTAATAGTGTCATTTTATTTTCTCCCTTTTGTTTAGAAACTCTTCGTTTGTTTAGAGCTTCTTATCCGGCTCCGCTGGGCTGCTCCTCTGATATGCTGATTCTCTGATATACTCTTTATTCCTATCCGTCCCTCTTTCCTATCACAAAATATTTTTTTTGTCAACGTCGTATTTCTATCCCACAAAATAAAACCTCGCCACATTATACCTTACCTCTACCTTTATTTTCTTTTTTATCCCCCTCGCAAAAACCGCCGTCTTGTCCCCCCTCGCAACGTTTTGCATAATTTCATCCGTGTTAAATTTCAACTCCCGCACTCCGGAATAACTTCTCGGCGCTTGAATTTTGCGTATTAATTTTTTTACGTACCGCTTATCTTTATATTCACATAACCACAAAAAAAGATGCTCCCGATTTATCACCCTCGCGTACTTAGACACCTGTTTTGTAAATTCAATCCGCTCTTTTTCCAAATAATTTTTAGGCGCTTTTCCCGCCCCCTCATAATCAAAAATATACGGAAATATGTCCTCGCTCTTTTTAATTTTTATTTTATACTTCTCCGGATTTTTATCCACCCCCGACCACCTTCCCAATACAAAATTCGCAATTCCAACGCTGTCAATTACGTTACAATTTCTCTTTATAAAGTCAAACGTCATCCCCCTGTCTTTTTCTCTCTCCCCCGGGAATCCCATAAAAAAGAACCCATGCGTCCACACTCCCCGCCTATGAACTTCCTTCAAAATATTTTCCGTGTCTTCAATGTTCGTCCCCTTATTTATAAGACGCGCAACCCTCGGCGACCCCGTTTCCAACCCAAACATAAGCATCTTGCAGTTGTCGGGCATCTTCACTCTTGCCATGTTTTTATCCGTTCTGGCGCACGAATACCACTCAATCCCCAAATCCCCTATCGCAGGAATAACGTTAACAGGTATGCTCTCATCGCAAAAACTAAAAAGATTCGTCCCGAAATTTTCTTTTAATTTCTTTATGTCGTCTACGAGTAATTCCGCGCCCCTTCCCCTGTATGGCCCATAAATACTGCACTCATCGCAAAACGAACACTTCCTCCAGTAACACGCCCGGCTCGCCGAAAGCGGTATCACACTCTTCGCCATAAAATATAATTCCATCGGCAGCCCTCCAAAATCAGGCGTCGGAACCCTGTCAATGTCCGGAAATTTCTTCACCTCATTCCTCACGACATTTCCCCTCTCATCACGAAACATAACCCCTTCAACGTTTCTCAAATCTATCGGGTAGCCGGGGCTTTTATGCCCCGGGAATTTCTCTCCCATCGGGTAGGTTTGGTCGCTTCCCTTTAATTTGTGGGAAAGGTCTCCTGACCTTGATTCTCCATCCACACCTTCCCACGCCTCCACAACCCCCAAAAGCGTATTCTCCCCTTCGCTTATACAAACCGAATCAAAAAAACAAAACACCTCCGCCTGCTCGAAAAAATCTTCGCTTATATCCGCGATGTGTTTCCCACCCAATATTATATGACTTCCCGGCAAATGTTTTTTTATCTCCCTGCACAATATCATCGCAGGCAAAAACTGTTCCCTGCAAACCATCGATATCCCAACGATATCCGGTTCGTATTTAAAAATCTCGCCCGCATACTCCCTATAAAATCTTTTCAAAATCGTAAAAAACGCATCATCCTCCGTCATACGTTTCAGTTCCGCAATCGACTTAATTCCGTACGTCGGGAAACTCACAAAATTCATTCTGCAGTTCGTATAAACCGATCCCAGTATACAAAAAAAAGTATCCAGTATCAGGTAATTTTTATAATATT
Coding sequences within:
- a CDS encoding radical SAM protein — its product is MKVKTLLLFPPQWSPFIPYLSLPTLTGFLRHHGKDCKQDDLNVRFYHYVLRDEILDELKPQINTLIKEYETKNYLTYAEQLRYVDLVGAAVSIEKIYGQVEKAKEGLLDKKLFFDGEEYYKNYLILDTFFCILGSVYTNCRMNFVSFPTYGIKSIAELKRMTEDDAFFTILKRFYREYAGEIFKYEPDIVGISMVCREQFLPAMILCREIKKHLPGSHIILGGKHIADISEDFFEQAEVFCFFDSVCISEGENTLLGVVEAWEGVDGESRSGDLSHKLKGSDQTYPMGEKFPGHKSPGYPIDLRNVEGVMFRDERGNVVRNEVKKFPDIDRVPTPDFGGLPMELYFMAKSVIPLSASRACYWRKCSFCDECSIYGPYRGRGAELLVDDIKKLKENFGTNLFSFCDESIPVNVIPAIGDLGIEWYSCARTDKNMARVKMPDNCKMLMFGLETGSPRVARLINKGTNIEDTENILKEVHRRGVWTHGFFFMGFPGEREKDRGMTFDFIKRNCNVIDSVGIANFVLGRWSGVDKNPEKYKIKIKKSEDIFPYIFDYEGAGKAPKNYLEKERIEFTKQVSKYARVINREHLFLWLCEYKDKRYVKKLIRKIQAPRSYSGVRELKFNTDEIMQNVARGDKTAVFARGIKKKIKVEVRYNVARFYFVG